TCCCTCGCTAGGCTGCTCGCGATCGCGATCGGGGGGCTCGCCGGCCTTTGGCTCGCGCCGCTCCTCGCGGCGGGGAGGTTGGGGGATGCCCTTGCCGGCGCGGTCGGCGTTCTCCTGGCCGTCTGGCTCATCGGCCGGGGCGGGGATCCGACAAAGGTCGCGCCTCCCTTGGCGCTCGCGATGGGGGCGGCCTGGTGGCTCCTCGAGGGGCTCATGCTCCGCAATCGAGGGTAGTGGACTGCGGCGCTTTCTCTGGAAGGGGAGGTATCGCGCGAGGTGGTCGAGCGAAGCGTGTCCGTGACGAACCAGCCCGGCATCCATGCTCGGCCCGCGGCCCTCTTCGTCAAGAGAGCCGCCCAGTTTCGAGCCGAGGTGTTCGTGAGGCACGGCGATCTGACCATCAACGGCAAGAGCATCATGGGGGTGATGATGCTGGCGGCTGAAACGGGGGCCCTCCTGACGATCTCGGCGGATGGACCCGATGAGGTCGAGGCCGTCGAGGCCCTGGTCGATCTTGTGCACGGGGGATTCGGGGAGCTGAAGCTGGGGGCGGGCGAGGAGAGACCCGGATGACCAAGCGAGCAGGCGAGACACGCGGAGGGGAGACGATCCGCGCCCACGGCGTCCCCGCGTCGCCGGGCCTGATCGATGGGCCGGCCCACGTCGTTCACCACGAGGAGGCCACCTTCGAAGAGAGGAAAGTGGCGGCGCGGGGAGTCCGCGGGGAGATCCGCCGCTTCCGCGTCGCGGTGCGCAGGGCGCGGGACGAGATCCAGGCGATCAAGGAATGTCTCATCGTCGATCCCGAAGATCC
The genomic region above belongs to Candidatus Eisenbacteria bacterium and contains:
- a CDS encoding HPr family phosphocarrier protein, yielding MVERSVSVTNQPGIHARPAALFVKRAAQFRAEVFVRHGDLTINGKSIMGVMMLAAETGALLTISADGPDEVEAVEALVDLVHGGFGELKLGAGEERPG